In Fusarium falciforme chromosome 9, complete sequence, the sequence GGACTGAGCAAGCTGAAGCGAGGGCCAAGAACCAGCGCAGTAAGAGTTTCGACCTGGGTAGACCCGAGCCCGAGGCTGAGGTCCTCGACATCAACTCGATCAAGGTGCCTGGTGGCTTCCGAAGAAACCACCTTCGACGCGTTGCCCGAAGTCCCAACGGTCAAGGAAGCCACCCGGAAGATGGCTACGATTCGCCCGCAGCCGGACAGCAGAGGCTGTTCACCTCGAGTTTCCTGGAGTTCTTGTCGATATACGGCCACTTCGCTGGTGAAGAgctagaggaggatgacgaggaccTGGGCCCCAACGAGTACTTCTCATCGGGAGAGGATACGGACGAATACGACTCGGCGGACGAACGGGAACCTATGGAAGACAGCGCCCTGTTGACTCCCTCAAGGCGTAGGCGCAGACGAAAGGTTcgtggcggcagcggcaacaACAGTCCCATGAACGCGGCGCTTCTGCTCCTCAAGTCGTTCGTGGGTACTGGTGTGCTGTTCCTCCCTCGCGCGTTTCTCAACGGAGGCATGCTCTTCAGCAACCTGGTCCTCTTTTTCGTTGCTGCGCTCAGCTATTACTGCTTCGTGCTCCTCGTCCGGACCCAGCTGAGAATCGGTGGTTCTTTTGGTGATCTGGGCGGCGCTCTCTATGGAAAGCACATGCGAACGCTTATTCTGgcatccatcgtcatcaGTCAGATTGGCTTTGTGGCTGCCTACACCGTTTTCACTGCAGAGAACCTGCAAGCGTTTATCCGGGCCGTCTCCAACTGCAAGACGTCAATTAGCGTCCCCTGGCTCATTCTGATGCAGATGGTCATCTTCCTGCCTTTCTCTCTCCTGAGAGATATTGGAAAGCTTGGATTCACAGCTCTTATCGCTGATGCCTTTATCCTTGTTGGACTGGCGTACCTTCTATACTACGATATCCTGACGCTCAACGAGAATGGTCTTGCCGACATCATCATGTTCAACGAGAAGGACTGGACTCTGTTCATCGGAACAGCCATTTTCACTTTCGAGGGCATCGGGCTTATTATTCCCGTGCAAGAATCGATGAGGCACCCGGAGAAGTTTCCCAAGGTCTTGCTTATCGTCATGATCATCATCACAGTGCTCTTTATTGGAATGGGCGCTATCTCGTATGCCGCGTACGGATCTCACACGGAAACTGTGGTGCTTC encodes:
- a CDS encoding Aa-trans domain-containing protein; its protein translation is MASPSRNILDQPARSASPAGGQPRSYSTSVPRADLTARLASPIPSQQLGTPPPRGASPRPDAGERPDALDELTPLMGTGTSVQGPGVSALAAALSNSLGQSPPRHGTPARLGTPPIRTQSPALGGRGSGTPTNYGSFDSRSRPALGTSAPYEDPEIVKRHLVQPTDENSVSEESSIKGNAKGKQPEIGGAGLHDDEFSSLRLQGGDVTRGIYKWTEQAEARAKNQRSKSFDLGRPEPEAEVLDINSIKVPGGFRRNHLRRVARSPNGQGSHPEDGYDSPAAGQQRLFTSSFLEFLSIYGHFAGEELEEDDEDLGPNEYFSSGEDTDEYDSADEREPMEDSALLTPSRRRRRRKVRGGSGNNSPMNAALLLLKSFVGTGVLFLPRAFLNGGMLFSNLVLFFVAALSYYCFVLLVRTQLRIGGSFGDLGGALYGKHMRTLILASIVISQIGFVAAYTVFTAENLQAFIRAVSNCKTSISVPWLILMQMVIFLPFSLLRDIGKLGFTALIADAFILVGLAYLLYYDILTLNENGLADIIMFNEKDWTLFIGTAIFTFEGIGLIIPVQESMRHPEKFPKVLLIVMIIITVLFIGMGAISYAAYGSHTETVVLLNLPQDNKLVNGVQFLYSVAILLSTPLQIFPAIRIAETELFTRSGKYNPWIKWQKNIFRFFVVMLCAAIAWGGADHLDKFVALVGNFACIPLVYIYPPMLHYKAVARTKFWKWSDMILCVFGFVAMAYATSLTVLSWANADPKPPGYCDKKGMGFGF